The following coding sequences lie in one Syngnathus scovelli strain Florida chromosome 1, RoL_Ssco_1.2, whole genome shotgun sequence genomic window:
- the adirf gene encoding adipogenesis regulatory factor, which yields MTLGTAARMPDRPCGFVRVNPTGTCRLTNVWRKPRVLNGGSGCSCLRLMPCTQRGTKSGAMASLKKSFEGLKGSSHSAVKGVTETAVQAAQEAVQQVADSSKETANAVAQEASKQSQAAIGKAANKATDTIKELGQKRDTK from the exons ATGACTCTTGGCACAGCTGCCAGGATGCCAGACCGACCGTGCGGTTTTGTCCGTGTTAATCCGACTGGAACGTGCAGGCTCACCAATGTCTGGCGCAAACCGAGGGTATTAAACGGTGGCTCGGGCTGCAGTTGCCTCAGACTCATGCCGTGTACCCAGCGGGGGACCAAGAGTGGAGCCATGGCCTCGTTGAAGAAGTCCTTTGAGGGCCTCAAAGGCAGCAGCCACTCTGCAGTCAAAGGAGTCACGGAAACTGCAG TGCAGGCAGCTCAGGAAGCTGTACAGCAGGTGGCAGATTCATCCAAAGAAACAGCCAATGCAG TTGCTCAAGAAGCCAGCAAACAAAGCCAAGCGGCTATAGGCAAAGCTGCCAACAAGGCCACGGACACCATCAAGGAGTTAGGACAGAAACGGGACACCAAATGA